From Neomonachus schauinslandi chromosome 12, ASM220157v2, whole genome shotgun sequence, the proteins below share one genomic window:
- the LOC110588961 gene encoding hyaluronidase-4-like yields the protein MCNPWVAWVGVLLPLIKFTHSVLKPALLPVIKNQPFNIFWAAPTMQCQHFFNVDLTLQLFNIISNPLETQRGSTIVIFYPNELGYYPYFSQDGKPFNGGIPQNMSLSKHLKKTADDIAKVVSWWRSEGLVVIDWESWKPQWGRNWGNRLIYRNFSLAFTRNRHPDWSEMKVNTVAQQEFENAGRSFMHTTLSLALEMRPKCLWGFYLYPDCYNYDYKINPQTYTGKCPNDEIFHNDQLQWLWEKSTALYTSIYLDKILKSSLNALKFVHYRVREAMRIAEMARHDYILPVFIFSRPFYLHSIEALSQEDLVHTIGESAALGAAGIILWGGYEYSDSKETCLSVQKSIQGPLGHYAVNVTSAAKFCSQSLCNNNGRCIRKTPESSSYLHMPESSTKKYILSKSFRFIISPTSKLKTIRAMKNGFVCHCYFGWHGESCQQQSSDLLRGKSEAPMTNFNLSVFLSMTLSMILWNSVTPYFNVSFSLKY from the exons ATGTGTAACCCGTGGGTGGCATGGGTAGGAGTACTGCTGCCCTTGATCAAGTTCACTCATTCAGTCCTCAAACCAGCACTGCTTCCAGTGATCAAGAACCAACCTTTCAACATTTTCTGGGCTGCGCCAACAATGCAGTGTCAACATTTCTTCAATGTGGATTTGACTCTCcagttatttaatattatatcaaATCCTTTAGAGACTCAGAGGGGATCAACAATTGTCATATTTTATCCAAATGAATTAGGGTATTATCCTTATTTCTCTCAAGATGGAAAACCCTTTAATGGAGGGATTCCTCAGAACATGAGTCTTTCTAAACACCTCAAGAAGACAGCTGATGACATTGCAAAAGTTGTCTCTTGGTGGAGATCAGAAGGTCTTGTCGTCATTGACTGGGAAAGCTGGAAACCCCAATGGGGTAGAAATTGGGGCAATAGACTAATCTATAGAAACTTCTCCTTAGCCTTCACTAGAAACCGCCATCCTGACTggtcagaaatgaaagtgaataCAGTTGCCCAACAGGAGTTTGAAAATGCAGGAAGGAGTTTTATGCACACCACTCTCTCACTGGCTTTAGAAATGAGACCAAAGTGTTTATGGGGCTTTTATCTCTACCCAGACTGCTACaattatgattataaaataaaccCACAGACGTACACAGGTAAATGCCCAAATGATGAAATTTTCCACAACGACCAACTCCAGTGGCTATGGGAAAAAAGCACAGCACTTTATACTTCAATATATTTGGATAAAATATTGAAGTCAAGtttaaatgctttgaaatttGTTCATTATCGAGTTAGGGAAGCCATGAGGATTGCTGAAATGGCTAGACATGACTATATTttgccagtttttattttttccaggccATTTTATTTGCATAGTATTGAAGCTTTGTCACAG GAAGATTTAGTACATACAATTGGCGAGAGCGCCGCGTTGGGGGCGGCAGGGATAATATTGTGGGGAGGATACGAATATTCTGATTCAAAG GAGACCTGCTTATCTGTGCAAAAGTCTATCCAAGGGCCACTGGGCCATTATGCTGTTAATGTGACATCTGCAGCCAAATTCTGCAGTCAAAGTCTATGTAACAATAATGGAAGATGTATCCGGAAAACACCTGAATCCTCCTCCTATCTGCATATGCCTGAAAGCAGCACTAAGAAGTACATCCTAAGTAAGAGTTTCAGATTCATCATTTCTCCAACTAGTAAACTGAAGACAATAAGGGCCATGAAGAATGGATTTGTGTGTCACTGCTATTTCGGCTGGCACGGAGAATCTTGCCAGCAACAGTCTTCAGATCTCTTGAGAGGGAAGAGTGAGGCACCTATGACTAACTTTAACTTATCAGTTTTTCTCAGCATGACCTTATCTATGATTCTGTGGAATTCTGTCACCCCCTATTTCAATGTCAGTTTTTCCTTGAAATACTGA